Proteins from a genomic interval of Geodermatophilus obscurus DSM 43160:
- the rplM gene encoding 50S ribosomal protein L13, whose translation MRTYTPKPGEVSRAWHVIDATDVVLGRLASQTAILLRGKHKPQYAPHVDVGDFVVIVNAGKVALTGSKRDEKVAYRHSGYPGGLKRIPVGDQLRTHPDRVVERAIKGMLPHNSLGRQMLKKLKVYAGPEHPHAAQQPQTYEIKQVAQ comes from the coding sequence GTGCGCACGTACACCCCGAAGCCCGGCGAGGTCAGCCGGGCCTGGCACGTCATCGACGCCACCGACGTGGTGCTCGGTCGACTCGCCAGCCAGACCGCGATCCTGCTCCGCGGCAAGCACAAGCCCCAGTACGCCCCGCACGTGGACGTCGGCGACTTCGTCGTCATCGTCAACGCCGGGAAGGTGGCCCTCACCGGCTCCAAGCGGGACGAGAAGGTCGCCTACCGCCACTCCGGCTACCCGGGTGGCCTCAAGCGGATCCCCGTCGGCGACCAGCTGCGCACGCACCCCGACCGCGTCGTCGAGCGCGCGATCAAGGGCATGCTGCCGCACAACAGCCTGGGCCGTCAGATGCTCAAGAAGCTGAAGGTGTACGCCGGGCCCGAGCACCCGCACGCCGCCCAGCAGCCCCAGACCTACGAGATCAAGCAGGTGGCCCAGTGA
- a CDS encoding beta-class carbonic anhydrase, with protein sequence MSEIDRMLAANAEWAERFPGSRDVRPARRVAVVACMDSRMPLFPMLGLEVGDAHVIRNAGGVITEDVIRSLTVSQHVLGTREILLVHHTQCGLQATDDNSFADLVEQATGRRPPWAVRAFRDADEDVRESMRLIHESPYLLSHEVRGSVYDVATGLLSEVVVEG encoded by the coding sequence ATGAGCGAGATCGACCGGATGCTGGCGGCCAACGCCGAGTGGGCGGAGCGGTTCCCCGGCTCCAGGGACGTGCGTCCGGCCCGGCGCGTCGCCGTGGTGGCCTGCATGGACTCCCGGATGCCCCTGTTCCCCATGCTCGGTCTCGAGGTCGGCGACGCGCACGTCATCCGCAACGCCGGTGGCGTCATCACCGAGGACGTCATCCGCTCCCTCACCGTCTCGCAGCACGTGCTGGGGACCCGCGAGATCCTGCTCGTGCACCACACCCAGTGCGGTCTGCAGGCCACGGACGACAACTCCTTCGCCGACCTCGTCGAGCAGGCGACCGGGCGCCGCCCACCGTGGGCGGTGCGTGCCTTCCGCGACGCCGACGAGGACGTGCGCGAGTCGATGCGGCTGATCCACGAGAGCCCCTACCTGCTCTCGCACGAGGTCCGCGGCTCGGTCTACGACGTCGCGACCGGGCTGCTGAGCGAGGTCGTCGTCGAGGGCTGA
- the glp gene encoding gephyrin-like molybdotransferase Glp yields MWPVRTVEEHQAVVAALLAPLGGEEVPLAAAHNRVLARDVTAQVSLPGFDNSAMDGYAARSAELAALPVRLPVADDVPAGRTDVHPLAPGTVQRIMTGAPLPDGADVVVPVELTDGATDVVEIRDAPAAGTHLRHAGEDITAGTVALTAGTPLGAAQLGLAAAVGATTLEVHRRPRVLVLSTGSELVDPGEPLLPGQIYESNSALLVAAVEDAGGTGRRLHFVPDDVDQFLATVRAELATADLLITSGGVSAGAYEVVKDAFRELGTVEFVKVAMQPGGPQGAGTVDGVPVVTLPGNPVSSFVSFEVFVRPALRRALGHAAPGRLRAPATLTAPLRSPAGRRQFLRGRYDAGTVSQVGGPGSHLVAHLARANCLVVVPEDVTELPAGAPVDVVLIEGALQ; encoded by the coding sequence ATGTGGCCCGTGCGCACGGTCGAGGAACACCAGGCGGTCGTCGCGGCGCTCCTCGCCCCGCTGGGCGGGGAGGAGGTGCCGCTGGCGGCCGCGCACAACCGGGTCCTCGCCCGGGACGTGACCGCGCAGGTGTCGCTGCCCGGCTTCGACAACTCCGCGATGGACGGCTACGCCGCGCGCTCGGCCGAGCTCGCCGCGCTCCCGGTGCGGCTGCCCGTCGCGGACGACGTCCCGGCCGGGCGCACCGACGTCCACCCGCTCGCGCCCGGCACCGTGCAGCGGATCATGACCGGCGCCCCCCTGCCCGACGGTGCCGACGTCGTCGTCCCGGTCGAGCTCACCGACGGCGCGACCGACGTCGTGGAGATCCGCGACGCCCCCGCCGCCGGCACCCACCTGCGGCACGCCGGGGAGGACATCACCGCCGGCACCGTCGCGCTGACCGCCGGCACCCCGCTCGGTGCCGCGCAGCTGGGCCTCGCGGCTGCCGTCGGCGCGACGACCCTGGAGGTGCACCGCCGCCCCCGCGTGCTCGTGCTCTCCACCGGCAGCGAGCTGGTCGACCCCGGCGAGCCGCTGCTGCCCGGGCAGATCTACGAGTCGAACTCCGCGCTGCTGGTGGCCGCCGTCGAGGACGCCGGCGGGACCGGGCGGCGGCTGCACTTCGTCCCCGACGACGTCGACCAGTTCCTCGCCACCGTGCGCGCCGAGCTCGCGACCGCCGACCTGCTCATCACCAGCGGCGGGGTCAGCGCCGGCGCCTACGAGGTCGTCAAGGACGCCTTCCGGGAGCTGGGCACCGTCGAGTTCGTCAAGGTCGCGATGCAGCCCGGCGGCCCCCAGGGCGCCGGCACGGTGGACGGCGTCCCCGTGGTCACCCTGCCCGGCAACCCGGTGAGCTCGTTCGTCTCCTTCGAGGTCTTCGTCCGGCCGGCGCTGCGCCGCGCCCTCGGCCACGCCGCACCCGGCCGGCTGCGCGCCCCCGCGACGCTGACCGCGCCGCTGCGCTCCCCCGCCGGGCGTCGCCAGTTCCTGCGCGGCCGCTACGACGCCGGCACCGTCTCCCAGGTCGGCGGGCCCGGGTCCCACCTGGTCGCCCACCTGGCCCGCGCCAACTGCCTGGTCGTCGTCCCCGAGGACGTCACCGAGCTGCCCGCCGGCGCCCCGGTGGACGTCGTCCTGATCGAAGGAGCGCTGCAGTGA
- the moaC gene encoding cyclic pyranopterin monophosphate synthase MoaC — protein MNELTHVDETGAARMVDVSAKPVTAREATAAGRVLVSPEVVALLRGEGVPKGDAVAVARIAGIAGAKRTPDLVPLCHPIALHGVTVDVTVADDAVEIVATARTADRTGVEMEALTSVAVAGLTVIDMVKAVDPRAAITDVRLLAKSGGKSGEWRR, from the coding sequence GTGAACGAGCTGACGCACGTCGACGAGACCGGCGCGGCCCGGATGGTCGACGTCTCCGCCAAGCCGGTCACCGCCCGGGAGGCGACGGCCGCCGGCCGGGTGCTGGTCAGCCCCGAGGTGGTGGCGCTGCTGCGCGGCGAGGGGGTGCCCAAGGGGGACGCCGTGGCCGTGGCCCGGATCGCGGGCATCGCCGGGGCCAAGCGGACGCCGGACCTCGTGCCGCTGTGCCACCCCATCGCCCTGCACGGCGTCACCGTGGACGTGACCGTGGCCGACGACGCCGTCGAGATCGTCGCCACCGCGCGCACCGCCGACCGCACCGGCGTGGAGATGGAGGCCCTCACCTCGGTCGCCGTCGCCGGGCTGACCGTCATCGACATGGTCAAGGCCGTCGACCCGCGCGCCGCGATCACCGACGTCCGGCTGCTGGCCAAGTCCGGCGGCAAGAGCGGGGAGTGGCGGCGGTGA